One window of the Archangium primigenium genome contains the following:
- the sppA gene encoding signal peptide peptidase SppA, whose amino-acid sequence MKRFFIGLLAVVGAFTLLFVGAIIGLAFLGASSKPGVPGAVVLELDLHEPLSEHVGEDSLASAFGANKPTVRDVVEALEKAGGDTRVKMLVARVGASPGSVAVVQELRDAVKAFRAKGKKAVAYADTFGEDGSGTGAYYLASAFDAVYVQPSGDLSITGVGTETPFFRDALAKVGVKPQMGKRYEYKAAVNSYTEQTYTEPHREELERYLTSVVEQMAAGVGEDRSLSAEQVRAAIDEAPLLAARALELKLVDGLLYRDEVYAKVKEEAGADAKLLFLEKYLERAGRPHTTGPVVALIYGTGAISRGESSGGNPVSGEGGMGSDTVSAAFRKAVDDERVKAILFRVDSPGGSYVASDTVRREVRRARDKGKPVIVSMGTYAASGGYFISMDADRIVAQPGTLTGSIGVYSGKLVTQEAWDKLGVNWEPLGVGKNATMYATSREFTPEQLAKNEGFLDRVYEDFTAKAAAGRNLPVEKLRAVAKGRIWSGTDAKERGLVDELGGFPVALRLVREVAKLEGDDVRLELFPKKKGTAEVVAGLLGNDQGDNSDDVQAGVRPTAAWAPITAQLQALHRLGVQLGLAGERPRVLSTPVPETRW is encoded by the coding sequence ATGAAACGTTTCTTCATCGGACTGCTCGCGGTGGTGGGAGCCTTCACCCTGCTGTTCGTGGGCGCGATCATCGGGCTCGCCTTCCTGGGGGCCTCGAGCAAGCCGGGGGTGCCCGGGGCGGTGGTGCTGGAGCTGGACCTGCACGAGCCCCTGAGCGAGCACGTGGGGGAGGACTCGCTGGCGAGCGCGTTCGGGGCGAACAAGCCCACGGTGCGCGACGTGGTGGAGGCGCTGGAGAAGGCGGGCGGGGACACGCGGGTGAAGATGCTGGTGGCGCGCGTGGGCGCGAGCCCCGGCAGCGTGGCGGTGGTGCAGGAGCTGCGCGACGCGGTGAAGGCGTTCCGGGCCAAGGGCAAGAAGGCCGTGGCGTACGCGGACACCTTCGGCGAGGACGGCAGCGGCACGGGGGCGTACTACCTGGCCTCGGCGTTCGACGCGGTGTACGTGCAGCCCTCGGGGGACCTGTCCATCACCGGCGTGGGCACCGAGACGCCCTTCTTCCGCGACGCGCTGGCCAAGGTGGGCGTCAAGCCGCAGATGGGCAAGCGCTACGAGTACAAGGCGGCCGTCAACAGCTACACCGAGCAGACGTACACCGAGCCGCACCGCGAGGAGCTGGAGCGCTACCTGACGAGCGTGGTGGAGCAGATGGCCGCGGGGGTGGGGGAGGACCGGAGCTTGAGCGCCGAGCAGGTGCGCGCCGCCATCGACGAGGCCCCGCTGCTCGCCGCGCGGGCGCTGGAGCTCAAGCTGGTGGACGGGCTGCTCTACCGCGACGAGGTGTACGCGAAGGTGAAGGAGGAGGCGGGGGCGGACGCAAAGCTGCTCTTCCTGGAGAAGTACCTCGAGCGCGCGGGGCGGCCGCACACCACGGGCCCGGTGGTGGCGCTCATCTACGGCACGGGCGCCATCTCCCGGGGCGAGAGCAGCGGGGGCAACCCCGTGTCGGGCGAGGGCGGCATGGGCAGCGACACGGTGTCCGCGGCGTTCCGCAAGGCGGTGGACGACGAGCGGGTCAAGGCCATCCTCTTCCGGGTGGACAGCCCCGGGGGCAGCTACGTGGCGAGCGACACCGTGCGCCGCGAGGTGCGCCGCGCGCGGGACAAGGGCAAGCCCGTCATCGTCTCCATGGGCACGTACGCGGCCAGCGGCGGCTACTTCATCTCCATGGACGCGGACAGAATCGTCGCCCAGCCGGGCACGCTCACCGGCAGCATCGGCGTGTACAGCGGCAAGCTCGTCACCCAGGAGGCGTGGGACAAGCTGGGCGTCAACTGGGAGCCCCTGGGCGTGGGCAAGAACGCCACCATGTACGCCACCTCGCGCGAGTTCACCCCGGAGCAGCTCGCCAAGAACGAGGGCTTCCTCGACCGGGTCTACGAGGACTTCACCGCCAAGGCCGCCGCGGGGCGCAACCTGCCGGTGGAGAAGCTGCGCGCGGTGGCCAAGGGCCGCATCTGGAGCGGCACGGACGCCAAGGAGCGGGGCCTGGTGGACGAGCTGGGCGGCTTCCCGGTGGCGCTGAGGCTCGTGCGCGAGGTGGCGAAGCTCGAGGGCGACGACGTGCGCCTGGAGCTCTTCCCCAAGAAGAAGGGCACGGCCGAGGTGGTGGCAGGGCTGCTCGGCAACGACCAGGGGGACAACAGCGACGACGTGCAGGCGGGCGTGCGTCCCACAGCCGCGTGGGCCCCGATCACCGCGCAACTCCAGGCGCTGCACCGGCTCGGCGTGCAGCTGGGGCTGGCGGGCGAGCGTCCCCGGGTGCTCTCCACGCCGGTGCCGGAGACGCGCTGGTAG